A genomic segment from Nicotiana tabacum cultivar K326 chromosome 7, ASM71507v2, whole genome shotgun sequence encodes:
- the LOC107828921 gene encoding pentatricopeptide repeat-containing protein At5g66520-like codes for MIRKAVSETHSALTPFTQKCRTLNHLKELHCQLLKFYLPETPSAIAPLLSFAVNSSNPSFFNYLRIVFQNLGYQSTFLYNTMIRGYMQSDLPIPAVLCYKDMLRNKLIVNNYTFPPLIKACSMILNEFGQHGFSVHAHLLKLGLQHDRFIVAALIEFYSLNIEMDRARMLFDEITNRDVVMWTSMIDGYGKIGEVGKARLLFDEMPERNVISWSAMMAAYSRASDFKEVLCLYRRMEEDGLKPNESVLVSILTACAHLGALAQGLLVHSFAKHYNYESNPILATALVDMYSKCGRMESASSVFEAMTYKDSGAWNAIISGFAMNGNAVKSVQLFDRMIASGNRPNETTFVALLSACTHAEMVDVGLSLFARMGSVYGVEPRFEHRACVVDLLARAGKLEDAEKFIEENMGGIEKADANVWGALLGACRVYGNVEVGDRIWRKLSNMKVIDHGTCVLAYNIYREAGRDVEAKCVRELIEEMRTKKQPGCSVIEVNDIAEKSFASDLLHPK; via the coding sequence ATGATCCGAAAAGCAGTCAGCGAAACTCACTCTGCCTTAACGCCCTTCACACAAAAGTGCAGAACGCTCAACCACCTAAAAGAACTCCACTGCCAACTCCTCAAATTCTACCTCCCTGAAACTCCATCAGCCATTGCCCCACTTCTTTCATTTGCCGTCAATTCTAGCAATCcttctttctttaattatttgCGTATTGTGTTTCAAAATCTTGGCTACCAAAGTACTTTTCTGTACAATACCATGATCAGAGGATACATGCAATCAGATTTGCCGATACCAGCAGTTCTATGCTACAAAGATATGCTAAGAAATAAGCTTATTGTAAATAATTATACTTTTCCGCCATTGATAAAGGCTTGTTCAATGATTTTAAATGAGTTTGGTCAACATGGTTTTTCAGTGCATGCCCATTTACTGAAATTGGGATTACAACATGACCGGTTTATTGTTGCAGCATTGATTGAATTTTATTCCCTAAATATCGAGATGGACAGAGCACGTATGTTGTTTGATGAAATTACCAACAGAGATGTGGTTATGTGGACCAGCATGATTGATGGATATGGGAAAATAGGGGAGGTGGGGAAAGCTAGATTGTTGTTTGATGAAATGCCAGAGAGAAATGTGATTTCTTGGAGTGCAATGATGGCAGCATATTCACGGGCTAGTGATTTTAAGGAGGTGCTTTGCTTGTATCGGAGGATGGAAGAAGACGGTCTTAAGCCGAACGAGTCTGTTCTTGTGAGTATTCTCACGGCTTGTGCTCATCTAGGTGCACTGGCACAAGGTCTTTTGGTACATTCATTTGCTAAGCATTATAATTACGAGTCAAACCCAATATTGGCTACTGCATTAGTTGACATGTACTCTAAATGTGGTAGAATGGAGTCGGCTTCATCAGTTTTTGAAGCGATGACTTATAAGGATAGTGGAGCATGGAATGCCATCATATCAGGCTTTGCAATGAATGGAAATGCAGTGAAATCGGTTCAATTGTTCGATAGGATGATAGCAAGCGGGAATCGGCCAAATGAAACCACTTTTGTTGCTCTGCTCTCTGCTTGCACTCATGCAGAAATGGTCGACGTAGGTCTTTCACTGTTTGCAAGAATGGGCAGTGTTTATGGGGTTGAACCCAGGTTTGAACATCGCGCCTGCGTGGTAGACCTGTTAGCAAGAGCTGGTAAGCTCGAGGATGCTGAGAAGTTCATTGAGGAGAACATGGGAGGGATAGAGAAAGCGGATGCTAATGTATGGGGAGCTTTACTTGGTGCTTGTAGGGTATATGGTAATGTTGAAGTAGGTGATAGGATATGGAGAAAGCTGTCTAACATGAAGGTAATTGACCATGGTACTTGTGTACTTGCATACAATATATACAGGGAAGCTGGTCGAGATGTAGAAGCTAAGTGTGTTAGGGAATTGATCGAGGAGATGAGGACAAAGAAGCAGCCTGGATGTAGCGTCATAGAGGTAAATGATATAGCTGAGAAATCCTTTGCAAGTGATTTATTACATCCTAAGTAA